A stretch of Paenibacillus peoriae DNA encodes these proteins:
- a CDS encoding CoA-binding protein — translation MAFENPSREEIKTILEQVGNIAVVGLSDKSDRTSYMVSYAMQKRGYRIIPVNPAAAGQTILGETCYASLAEVPEPVELVNVFRRSEYCAEVAREAAAIGAKVLWLQQGIISQEAADIAQEHGMTVIMDRCIKVEDSVTQAVRKG, via the coding sequence ATGGCTTTTGAAAATCCGTCGAGAGAAGAGATTAAAACCATTTTGGAACAAGTAGGCAATATAGCGGTTGTTGGTTTGTCTGATAAATCAGATCGAACTTCTTATATGGTTTCTTATGCCATGCAGAAGCGGGGATACCGGATTATTCCGGTTAACCCTGCAGCGGCAGGGCAAACGATCCTTGGGGAGACTTGTTATGCCAGTCTTGCTGAAGTACCTGAGCCTGTGGAGCTGGTCAATGTATTCCGCCGCAGTGAATACTGTGCAGAGGTTGCGCGTGAAGCAGCTGCTATTGGAGCTAAGGTTTTGTGGCTTCAACAGGGAATTATAAGCCAGGAAGCCGCTGACATTGCGCAGGAGCATGGAATGACGGTTATTATGGACCGTTGCATTAAGGTGGAGGACTCAGTGACCCAGGCTGTGCGTAAAGGATAA
- the aroA gene encoding 3-phosphoshikimate 1-carboxyvinyltransferase, giving the protein MDVIVRPTPSLQGEIGALSSKNYTTRYLLTAALAEGQSTIYYPAHSEDSDAMRRCIADLGAVLEEDDEKIVITGFGSHPQAVKELNVGNAGAVLRFLMGIASLCPDVTFVNTYPDSLGKRPHDDLIDALGQLGVKVDHREGKLPIRIQGGQAKGGKIQVSGSVSSQYLSALLFLTPLLEEDSEIEVLHDLKSKVVIGQTLEVLQEAGIIIHASDDYMFFRVPGRQSYQPRTYTVQGDYPGSAAVLAAAAVTNSDVTIHRLKEQSKQGERAIVDVLRMMEVPLTHENDTVVVKGNGRLKAVEFDGDAATDAVLAMVAAAVFAEGTSRFYNVENLRYKECDRITDYLNELTKAGARVEERQAEIIVHGRPEGVEGGVEINAHFDHRVIMALTIVGLRAQKPLVIKDAHHVAKSYPQYFDHLTTLGASVEWVK; this is encoded by the coding sequence ATGGATGTTATCGTTAGACCTACCCCTTCCTTGCAAGGAGAGATTGGGGCCCTGTCCTCTAAAAACTACACTACTCGTTATCTGCTCACTGCGGCACTTGCTGAGGGACAAAGTACCATTTATTATCCTGCCCATAGTGAAGACAGTGATGCTATGCGTCGTTGTATCGCCGATCTGGGTGCAGTACTGGAAGAGGATGATGAAAAAATAGTTATTACAGGTTTTGGTAGCCATCCTCAAGCTGTGAAGGAATTGAATGTGGGAAATGCAGGAGCGGTGCTCCGTTTTTTGATGGGTATTGCATCTCTATGTCCGGATGTTACATTTGTTAATACATATCCCGACTCATTGGGCAAAAGACCACATGATGATCTAATCGATGCACTGGGGCAATTGGGTGTGAAAGTAGACCATCGTGAAGGTAAGTTGCCAATTCGTATTCAGGGTGGTCAGGCGAAAGGCGGTAAAATTCAGGTGTCCGGCTCGGTTAGCTCACAATATTTGAGCGCCCTGCTATTCCTTACGCCTTTACTGGAGGAAGACAGTGAAATCGAAGTGCTGCATGATTTGAAATCCAAGGTGGTCATTGGGCAGACTCTGGAGGTATTGCAAGAGGCTGGTATTATCATTCATGCAAGCGATGATTACATGTTTTTCCGTGTCCCGGGACGGCAATCCTATCAGCCACGTACGTATACGGTACAGGGAGACTATCCAGGGAGTGCAGCGGTGCTGGCGGCTGCTGCAGTAACGAATTCCGATGTTACCATCCATCGTCTTAAGGAGCAGAGCAAACAGGGAGAACGCGCTATCGTAGATGTGCTGCGCATGATGGAAGTACCACTGACACATGAGAACGATACCGTCGTTGTGAAGGGCAATGGTCGATTGAAAGCTGTCGAATTTGACGGTGATGCTGCAACAGACGCTGTGCTCGCAATGGTGGCTGCGGCTGTATTTGCTGAAGGCACGTCCCGTTTTTATAACGTGGAGAATTTACGGTATAAGGAGTGTGACCGCATTACCGATTATTTGAATGAGCTGACCAAGGCTGGAGCTCGGGTAGAAGAACGTCAAGCGGAAATTATCGTACATGGCAGACCGGAGGGTGTCGAAGGTGGCGTGGAAATTAACGCGCATTTTGATCACCGTGTTATTATGGCCTTGACGATTGTAGGTTTACGCGCACAGAAGCCGTTAGTGATTAAGGACGCACATCATGTCGCCAAATCGTATCCGCAGTATTTTGACCATCTAACGACGCTTGGTGCTTCTGTAGAATGGGTAAAATAA
- a CDS encoding rhodanese-like domain-containing protein: MTQIALIEPSELRARLQAGEQLQLIDVREAEEVAEGMIEGAKHIPLGQLPGRLEEIERTGEIIFICRSGYRSERACEYLQQLGYEGCTNMTGGMLQWSQEQ; encoded by the coding sequence ATGACGCAAATCGCCCTGATTGAACCTTCTGAGTTGCGCGCACGTCTGCAAGCAGGAGAGCAATTGCAACTAATTGACGTCCGCGAAGCGGAAGAAGTAGCGGAAGGCATGATTGAAGGTGCCAAGCACATTCCGCTCGGACAGCTTCCGGGTCGTCTTGAAGAAATTGAACGCACCGGTGAAATTATCTTTATTTGCCGGAGCGGTTATCGCAGTGAACGAGCCTGCGAATATCTACAGCAGCTAGGTTATGAAGGCTGTACTAACATGACTGGCGGCATGCTGCAATGGTCACAGGAGCAATAG
- the gndA gene encoding NADP-dependent phosphogluconate dehydrogenase, with the protein MAKQQIGVIGLAVMGKNLALNIESRGFTVSVFNRSPEKTHDLIKEAEGKKLTGTFSIEEFVNSLESPRKILIMVQAGKATDATIEQLVPHLDKGDIIIDGGNAYFPDTQRRSKELEEKGLRFIGTGVSGGEEGALNGPAIMPGGQESAYKLVEPILTAISAKVEGDPCCTYIGPDGAGHYVKMVHNGIEYGDMQLIGEAYHLLKSVLNVNAEELHEIFTEWNKGELDSYLIEITADIFSQYDAETGKPMVDVILDAAGQKGTGKWTSQSALDLGVPLSMITESVFSRFLSAMKDERIAASKVLSGPNAESFSGDKKEFIESVRKALFASKIVSYAQGFAQMRAASDEYDWDLKYGKIAMIFRGGCIIRSQFLQNIKDAYDRDPALKNLLLDSYFKNVVEMYQDAWRQVISVAVSQGIPVPGFSSALAYYDSYRTERLPANLLQAQRDYFGAHTFKRVDKEGVFHHQWF; encoded by the coding sequence ATGGCAAAACAGCAAATTGGTGTGATCGGCCTGGCGGTAATGGGTAAGAATTTAGCCCTTAATATTGAGAGCAGAGGCTTCACTGTCTCGGTTTTTAATCGTTCTCCAGAAAAAACGCACGATCTTATCAAAGAAGCAGAAGGTAAAAAACTGACGGGTACTTTCTCCATTGAAGAATTTGTGAACTCATTGGAATCGCCCCGTAAAATCCTGATCATGGTTCAAGCTGGTAAAGCTACAGATGCCACGATTGAACAGCTTGTGCCTCATCTGGACAAGGGCGACATTATTATAGACGGAGGCAATGCCTACTTCCCTGATACACAGCGCCGCAGCAAGGAGCTGGAGGAAAAAGGACTTCGCTTTATTGGTACAGGCGTGTCCGGTGGTGAAGAAGGTGCCTTGAATGGTCCTGCGATCATGCCGGGTGGACAAGAAAGTGCCTATAAACTGGTAGAGCCGATTCTAACGGCAATCTCTGCTAAAGTGGAAGGCGACCCATGCTGTACATATATCGGTCCCGACGGTGCTGGTCACTATGTAAAAATGGTGCATAACGGTATCGAATACGGTGACATGCAATTGATCGGTGAAGCGTATCACCTGTTAAAATCAGTCCTAAACGTGAATGCAGAAGAGCTGCATGAAATCTTCACGGAATGGAATAAAGGGGAACTGGACAGCTACCTGATCGAAATTACAGCTGACATCTTCTCCCAGTACGATGCTGAAACAGGCAAGCCAATGGTAGATGTTATCTTGGATGCTGCAGGTCAAAAAGGTACAGGTAAATGGACAAGCCAAAGCGCTTTGGATCTGGGTGTGCCATTGTCCATGATTACTGAATCTGTATTTTCCCGCTTCTTGTCTGCTATGAAAGACGAGCGCATTGCGGCAAGCAAAGTGCTGAGCGGTCCTAATGCTGAGTCCTTCAGTGGCGACAAGAAAGAATTTATCGAAAGCGTACGTAAAGCACTGTTTGCAAGTAAAATTGTGTCCTATGCTCAAGGTTTTGCTCAAATGCGTGCAGCTTCCGATGAATATGATTGGGATTTGAAATACGGAAAAATTGCTATGATCTTCCGCGGCGGTTGCATTATCCGCTCGCAATTCCTGCAAAATATCAAGGATGCATATGACCGCGATCCTGCCTTGAAAAACCTGTTGCTGGATTCTTACTTCAAAAATGTAGTTGAAATGTATCAAGATGCATGGCGTCAAGTGATTTCCGTGGCTGTATCCCAAGGTATTCCAGTGCCTGGTTTCTCCAGCGCGCTTGCATACTATGACAGCTACCGCACTGAGCGTTTGCCAGCAAATCTGTTGCAAGCACAACGTGACTACTTTGGTGCCCATACGTTCAAACGTGTGGACAAAGAAGGCGTATTCCATCATCAATGGTTCTAA
- a CDS encoding YktB family protein produces MTFSGFTAKDFDVFEIPGLEPRMEVLIQQVRPKLEAIGEELAPFLTDLCGEPMHVHVAKHARRKVNPPIDTWVAWAANKRGYKALPHFEVGMFASHIFVIFAVIYESPNKITFAQALEANLSDVRSNIPGHFYWSMDHMAPEGTEQQHMDTEEFQTIIHKLQQVKKAEVMCGLRIDRNDPLASDGAALLQTVRSTFEHLLPLYRMSFSKE; encoded by the coding sequence ATGACATTTAGTGGATTTACTGCAAAGGACTTCGATGTTTTTGAAATACCGGGGTTGGAGCCTCGTATGGAAGTGCTGATTCAGCAGGTTCGGCCCAAGCTGGAAGCGATTGGCGAGGAATTAGCTCCATTTCTAACAGATTTATGTGGGGAGCCTATGCATGTTCACGTTGCCAAGCATGCACGACGCAAAGTCAATCCCCCGATAGATACATGGGTAGCCTGGGCGGCAAATAAACGCGGGTATAAGGCGTTGCCCCATTTCGAGGTAGGTATGTTTGCTTCCCATATTTTCGTCATATTCGCAGTCATTTATGAAAGTCCCAATAAAATAACGTTTGCCCAGGCGCTTGAAGCCAACCTGAGCGATGTGCGCTCTAACATACCGGGCCATTTTTACTGGTCCATGGATCATATGGCTCCAGAAGGTACAGAACAGCAGCACATGGACACTGAAGAGTTTCAAACGATCATCCACAAGCTGCAACAGGTAAAAAAAGCCGAGGTCATGTGTGGGCTCCGTATTGATCGTAATGACCCTCTCGCCAGTGACGGAGCAGCATTGCTGCAGACGGTGCGTTCCACCTTTGAGCATTTGCTGCCGCTGTACCGAATGTCTTTCTCGAAAGAGTAG
- a CDS encoding MFS transporter, whose amino-acid sequence MRQIGRKKAPQRLWTPFFTKLWVLVFLVEFMKGSLLVSILPVYMGETLGLSAGVIGLAFSLQYFGDNAFRAPAGWMAERLGYRGTMSTALLFTLVAIIMLSVLTEPVWLVVACLLLGLGTSPLWPCVMTGTTEMSGPNNSNGAAMGTLEIASMGGTGLGPLIMNFAISHYGHSYGMVFMMLIGCSIVLLLVALMLPGPKRSADKVDLEQSALVSSDGYIKQKRGILRGIQETIGVLKTKLNVNPLIYPALFLQSFVIGLISPVLTLYARTDLGISPNLYSVLLIAGGGVTVLALIPCGKLVDRLGTEYFLHVGFLLAGITLFFFSIVRSIPLVFVSVALIGLGYALILPAWNTFLARLIPENERATVWGFFLTLQGSGMVIGPLVSGVLWDRAGHTAPFIISGVVMLLMFGCHLALARNPRRKTVEA is encoded by the coding sequence ATGAGACAAATAGGACGAAAAAAAGCTCCGCAGCGGTTGTGGACTCCTTTTTTTACTAAATTATGGGTTTTGGTATTTCTGGTCGAATTTATGAAAGGATCTCTTCTGGTATCCATCCTGCCGGTATATATGGGAGAAACGCTTGGTTTGTCGGCTGGGGTTATTGGTTTGGCCTTTTCACTTCAGTATTTTGGAGACAACGCGTTTCGGGCACCGGCGGGCTGGATGGCTGAACGACTCGGCTACCGTGGAACCATGTCGACCGCGCTGTTGTTTACGCTTGTAGCGATTATTATGCTGAGCGTACTGACAGAGCCCGTGTGGCTCGTCGTCGCGTGTCTGCTACTCGGTCTAGGTACTTCTCCGCTCTGGCCTTGTGTTATGACCGGAACGACTGAAATGTCCGGGCCTAATAACAGCAATGGCGCGGCGATGGGTACACTGGAAATTGCGTCTATGGGCGGAACAGGATTGGGCCCGCTCATTATGAACTTCGCCATATCCCACTATGGACATTCTTACGGCATGGTGTTCATGATGTTGATAGGATGCAGTATTGTCTTGTTGTTGGTTGCTCTCATGCTGCCAGGACCGAAAAGGTCTGCTGACAAAGTTGACCTCGAACAGAGCGCTCTAGTGTCGTCTGATGGGTACATAAAGCAGAAGCGGGGGATTCTAAGGGGAATCCAAGAGACGATCGGCGTACTCAAAACAAAGCTTAACGTCAATCCGTTAATTTACCCGGCGCTGTTTTTGCAGTCTTTTGTTATCGGTTTGATCAGCCCAGTACTTACGCTATACGCTCGGACGGACCTTGGGATTTCACCGAACCTGTACAGCGTGCTCCTGATTGCAGGCGGTGGGGTGACTGTGCTGGCACTGATCCCTTGCGGCAAATTGGTCGACCGACTTGGAACGGAGTATTTTCTACATGTTGGCTTTTTGTTAGCCGGAATTACGCTGTTTTTCTTCTCAATCGTTCGATCTATTCCGCTGGTGTTTGTATCCGTAGCGCTTATTGGTTTGGGATATGCGCTCATTTTGCCTGCATGGAACACGTTTCTTGCCCGACTGATTCCGGAAAACGAGCGAGCAACGGTATGGGGCTTTTTTTTAACACTTCAAGGCTCCGGCATGGTTATAGGCCCGCTCGTTTCAGGAGTGCTATGGGACCGTGCTGGACACACAGCTCCATTTATCATCAGTGGGGTCGTGATGCTGCTCATGTTTGGCTGCCACTTGGCTCTGGCGCGGAATCCACGCAGGAAGACTGTGGAGGCCTGA
- a CDS encoding aminotransferase class I/II-fold pyridoxal phosphate-dependent enzyme: protein MNQSNTPLFTALKKHAQSNPVQFHIPGHKKGVGADSEFREFMGDNAFSIDMINIAPLDDLHQPSGVIEEAQKLAAEAFGADYTYYSVQGTSGAIITMIMSICMPGDKIIVPRNIHKSIMSAIIFAGAKPVFISPVSDENLGIHHGVTTKSVRRALERHPDAKGVLVINPTYYGVCADLKEIVDLAHSYNVPVLVDEAHGVLIHFHSDLPMSAMEAGADMSATSVHKLGGSLTQSSILNVNTKNGFVNPQRVQTIFSMLTTTSTSYILLASLDTSRRNLALNGHEIAQRALDLAEYCRSEVNKIEGLYCFGSEILGTEATYDYDPTKITVHIRHLGLTGYDVENWLRDHYNIEVELSDMYNILCLVTPGDTKEEIEILLKALRELASLHYSTGQEHELVVKIPDIPQLSLIPRDAFYGDTEIVPFKESAGRIIAEFIYVYPPGIPILLPGEVISQDNIDYIVDHVEVGLPVKGPEDRTVHQVKVIVETDAIS from the coding sequence ATGAATCAAAGCAACACCCCGCTTTTTACTGCTTTGAAAAAGCATGCTCAGAGCAACCCGGTTCAATTTCACATCCCAGGTCATAAAAAGGGAGTGGGAGCAGATTCGGAATTTCGCGAATTTATGGGGGATAATGCCTTTTCCATAGATATGATCAACATCGCTCCATTGGACGATCTGCATCAGCCTTCAGGCGTCATCGAAGAAGCTCAAAAGCTTGCAGCAGAGGCCTTCGGAGCTGATTATACGTATTACAGTGTACAGGGGACAAGCGGAGCCATCATCACCATGATTATGTCGATTTGCATGCCTGGTGATAAAATTATTGTACCCCGAAACATACACAAATCTATAATGTCTGCCATTATCTTCGCTGGTGCGAAGCCGGTATTCATTTCTCCAGTCAGTGATGAGAATCTCGGTATTCACCACGGGGTTACAACCAAGTCCGTACGCCGGGCATTGGAACGCCACCCTGACGCCAAGGGCGTCCTTGTTATCAACCCGACATATTACGGTGTGTGCGCCGATTTGAAGGAAATTGTAGATCTCGCTCACAGCTATAATGTGCCGGTCCTGGTCGATGAGGCTCATGGAGTACTGATTCATTTTCACTCTGATCTACCGATGTCCGCCATGGAGGCGGGAGCAGACATGTCAGCTACAAGCGTTCACAAGCTGGGTGGTTCCTTGACTCAAAGCTCAATCCTGAATGTAAATACGAAAAACGGATTCGTTAATCCGCAGCGTGTACAAACGATTTTCAGTATGCTGACAACAACGTCGACTTCGTATATTCTGTTGGCTTCGTTAGACACATCCCGACGTAATCTGGCCCTTAACGGTCATGAAATAGCACAACGCGCCCTTGATTTGGCTGAATATTGCCGCTCAGAGGTTAACAAGATTGAAGGGCTATATTGCTTTGGTAGTGAAATTCTCGGCACGGAAGCTACCTACGATTATGATCCAACCAAAATTACGGTTCATATCCGCCATTTGGGCCTTACCGGATACGATGTGGAAAATTGGCTGAGAGATCACTATAATATCGAGGTTGAACTTAGCGATATGTACAATATTCTTTGTTTGGTGACCCCTGGGGATACCAAAGAGGAAATTGAAATTTTGTTGAAAGCTCTGCGTGAGCTGGCTTCTCTGCACTATTCCACAGGTCAGGAGCATGAGCTGGTTGTAAAGATACCAGATATCCCTCAGCTCTCCCTCATTCCAAGAGACGCTTTTTATGGAGATACGGAAATCGTGCCCTTCAAGGAATCTGCTGGTCGCATTATTGCAGAATTCATTTATGTGTATCCACCGGGTATTCCGATCTTACTGCCAGGAGAAGTTATTTCGCAGGACAATATTGATTATATTGTTGATCATGTAGAAGTAGGCCTGCCTGTTAAAGGACCTGAGGACCGAACAGTACATCAGGTGAAGGTTATCGTCGAGACTGACGCTATTTCATAA
- a CDS encoding DUF1292 domain-containing protein encodes MSDHKHEHGEACNHDHDHEHEEMVLTLTDENGKDVEMVLVETFDVEDHVYALLLERGNPEADGIILRMEEENEEMVLYNIEDEDEWKRVEAAYSELVAQYE; translated from the coding sequence ATGAGTGATCACAAACATGAACACGGTGAAGCCTGCAACCACGATCATGACCACGAACATGAAGAAATGGTTCTTACGCTAACTGATGAAAATGGTAAAGATGTAGAAATGGTGCTGGTAGAGACCTTTGATGTAGAAGATCACGTTTATGCTCTTCTGCTTGAGCGAGGCAATCCCGAAGCGGATGGCATTATTCTTCGTATGGAAGAAGAAAACGAAGAAATGGTGCTTTACAATATTGAGGACGAAGATGAGTGGAAACGTGTAGAAGCTGCATATAGCGAGCTTGTTGCCCAATACGAATAG
- a CDS encoding MBL fold metallo-hydrolase: MSLTIQMLGTGSAFAKHYYNNNALLDSGEGKLLIDCGTTASLALHQMRVPLPDIDAILITHIHADHVGGLEEFGFQMNILHRRKPLLYIAEPLIHPLWEHTLKGGMSQQGMIDKLEDVFEVNVITLGVPTTLVSGIQVELIPTRHIPGKNSYSLFINDRLFYSADMVFDPDLLHHLVHERGCRSILHEVQLQDAGEVHTTLNELLSLAPSLQERIHLMHYSDDMEQFRDKAGVMSFLEQQRLYQLAELERAE; encoded by the coding sequence ATGAGCCTAACGATACAAATGCTTGGCACAGGCAGTGCCTTTGCCAAACATTATTACAACAACAACGCGCTGCTGGACAGCGGAGAAGGCAAACTGCTAATCGATTGTGGTACAACCGCTTCGTTAGCATTACACCAAATGCGCGTTCCTTTGCCTGATATTGACGCCATTTTAATCACACATATTCACGCAGATCATGTCGGAGGTTTGGAGGAATTCGGTTTTCAAATGAACATTCTCCATCGTCGCAAGCCTCTACTTTATATCGCCGAACCCCTAATCCACCCTTTATGGGAGCATACACTCAAGGGCGGGATGTCACAGCAGGGTATGATTGACAAGCTTGAAGATGTATTCGAGGTAAACGTAATAACGCTTGGTGTGCCCACTACATTAGTATCCGGTATCCAGGTGGAGCTGATCCCTACACGGCATATTCCTGGTAAAAACAGTTATTCCTTATTCATAAATGACCGACTTTTTTATAGTGCAGATATGGTTTTTGACCCTGATTTGCTTCATCATCTGGTGCATGAACGAGGATGTCGGAGTATTCTGCATGAGGTTCAATTACAAGATGCCGGAGAAGTCCATACGACGTTGAACGAGCTGCTAAGCTTGGCGCCATCTCTTCAAGAGCGGATTCATTTGATGCACTATAGTGATGATATGGAACAATTCAGGGATAAAGCTGGCGTCATGTCCTTTCTGGAACAGCAACGATTATATCAACTTGCAGAGTTGGAACGTGCAGAGTAG
- a CDS encoding DUF3892 domain-containing protein: MANTEREQITAVRKNGDGDLTSFQTSTGRILDYSQALNEIETGSIAGVNVFKAKDGSKRIRGDADGDPSNNLDQLPLF; this comes from the coding sequence ATGGCTAATACAGAACGGGAGCAAATTACAGCAGTACGTAAAAACGGGGATGGCGACCTTACGTCTTTTCAGACATCTACCGGTCGAATTTTAGATTATAGCCAAGCTTTGAATGAGATTGAGACAGGCTCAATTGCAGGCGTTAACGTTTTCAAGGCCAAGGATGGCAGCAAACGAATTCGGGGAGATGCCGACGGAGATCCTTCTAATAACCTGGATCAACTGCCATTGTTCTGA
- a CDS encoding GNAT family N-acetyltransferase — translation MAAEIISVTTEEQLQEAISIRTKVFVDEQKVPLDLEIDHYDKLGDTAHHLLICEHGEMVATGRLTYYEEDTAKMQRIAVLKEHRAAGYGRVLLLALEERARELGLRYSLLDAQCQAEKFYEKLGYETISDEPFDDAGIPHVRMRKKL, via the coding sequence ATGGCCGCAGAAATTATAAGTGTAACAACAGAGGAGCAGCTACAGGAGGCAATATCGATCCGTACCAAAGTGTTTGTCGATGAGCAAAAGGTTCCTCTCGATTTAGAAATTGACCATTATGACAAGCTGGGAGATACGGCCCATCATTTGCTAATTTGTGAACATGGTGAAATGGTGGCCACTGGTCGGTTGACATACTATGAGGAAGATACAGCTAAAATGCAACGTATTGCCGTTCTCAAGGAGCATCGTGCCGCAGGCTATGGACGTGTATTACTGCTAGCACTGGAGGAACGTGCACGTGAATTGGGGTTAAGATACTCGTTGCTAGATGCCCAATGTCAAGCCGAGAAGTTTTACGAAAAGCTTGGCTACGAGACGATCTCCGATGAACCTTTTGACGATGCGGGAATACCGCATGTTCGTATGCGCAAAAAGTTGTAG
- the nirD gene encoding nitrite reductase small subunit NirD, with the protein METNTTTNRIRIANLNEIDRRGARTVRIHDTEIAVFRLSDGSVHALENRCPHKGGRLSEGMICGSAIHCPLHDWKVDLSTGRVQEPDTGCVTAYPTEIDGESGAVYIVI; encoded by the coding sequence ATGGAGACCAATACGACAACCAACAGAATCAGAATAGCTAATTTGAACGAAATTGACCGACGTGGAGCAAGGACAGTTCGCATTCATGATACAGAAATAGCTGTATTCCGTCTGAGCGATGGCAGCGTGCATGCACTTGAGAATCGTTGTCCGCACAAAGGGGGACGGTTATCCGAAGGAATGATATGTGGCTCAGCAATCCATTGTCCGCTCCATGACTGGAAAGTTGACCTTTCCACTGGCCGGGTGCAAGAGCCAGATACTGGATGTGTGACTGCTTACCCGACGGAGATTGACGGTGAGAGCGGGGCGGTTTATATCGTAATCTAA